From the Agromyces laixinhei genome, the window CGCACTCCGAGGGGTTCCCGCTCGTGCTCGTCGAGGCCATGGCCGCCGGGTGCCTGCCGATCGCCTACGACATCCCCTACGGCCCGGCCGACCTCATCCGCGACGGACGAAACGGCTTCCTCGTGCCCGCCGGCGATGTCGACGCCCTCACCGATGCGATCGTTCGACTGCAACGGATGTCGCCGCGACGGGTCGCCCGCATGCGGGCCGCCGCGGTGCGGAGCGCCCGCCGGTTCGACGAAGAGCGGGTGACCCGTATCTGGGCACGTGAACTCCGCCGGGCCGTGGCTCGGCGCGAGTCTCGGCACGGGAGACTGTTCCGCGGCGCTCGCAACCTGGCCGCGAAGGTGCCGATGCCCCGGCGGGTGCGCTCGCTCGGCGCCCGCGGCGTCGCCGGGATCGACCGGGTCGCGCGGTCGATCAGGCGCTCGCGCTGAAGCGGTCGGTCGATGGCGCGGCCCCCGCCGGTTTCAGGAATCCGACCGCCGTCGGAACAGCAGCCGCTGCGCCGCGAACGCGAGCAACGCGCCGACCGCGTAGGCGAGCAGGTCGATCGGGTCGAACGAACTGCCGAAGACGAGGCGGGCCGGTGGGAACACCTCGACGAGCCGCTGCGGCAACCCGGTGAGCTGGAGGAGTTCGATCGTCGCCGCAACGGCGAACGCCGCTGCCGCGCTCGTCGCGTCGCCCAGTCGCGGCCAGACTGCACGGAGCAGGAACGCGATGAGCCCCACGTAGAGCACGCTGCCGAGGAGATCGACGACCACCGTGCGTGGCACGAACTGCAGGCCCGCGCCGATCGCGAGGCAGGCGACCGCGGCCACGAGCGCTCGCACACGGAGGCACGCAGCACCGATCGACGCCGGCGCCTGCTGCGCGCTCACCCCTTGTGACGGGGCTTGCGGAACGGCTTGCCGCCGTCGCCGTGGCGATCGCCGCCGCGATCGCGATCATTCGAGCGCCGCGCCGGGCCGCCGCGATCGGGCCGCAGCTCGATGAGCCGCCCCGAGATGCGGGTGGCGTCGAGTCGCTCGAGCGTCTCTCGCGGCAGGTCGGCCGGCAACTCGACGAGTGAGAACTCGGGGCGGATCTGGATCGCGCCGAAATCCTCGCGACTGAGACCGCCTTCGTTCGCGAGTGCGCCGACGATCTGGCGCGGTTCGACCTTGTGGCGCTTGCCGACGGCGATGCGGTAGGTCGCCATCGGGCCGCTGCTCGGCCGCTGGCGGCGCTCGGGGCGGCTGCCGCGATCGAAGCGGTCGCCGCGATCGAAGCGGTCGGGTCGGTCGCCGCGGGGCGGGCGCTCGGTCCACTCACGCTCGGCACGCTTCGGGCGCTCGGGCTCGGGCTCCAGCAGGAGGGGCGATTCGCCCTGCGCCACGACGGCGAGTGCGGCCGCGACATCCGCTTCGGGCACATCGTGATTACGTACGTAGTGGGCGATGATGTCGCGGAACCCGTTGATGCGCTCGTTCTGGTCGAGCGCCGCGGTGATGCGGTCGTCGAAGCGGGCGAGGCGCGTGACGTTGACGTCGTCAACGCTCGGCAGCTGCATCTGCACGATCGGCTGACGCGTGGCCTTCTCGATGCGGGCGAGGAGGCCCCGCTCGCGCGGGGTGACGAAGCTGATCGCGTCGCCCGTGCGGCCGGCACGCCCCGTGCGGCCGATGCGGTGCACGTAGGGCTCGCTGTCGGGCGGGATGTCGAAGTTCACCACGTGGCTGATGCGCTCGACGTCGAGGCCGCGCGCCGCGACATCCGTGGCGACCAGGATGTCGAGCTTGCCCGACTTCAACTGGTTCACCGTGCGCTCACGCTGCACCTGTGCGATGTCGCCGTTGATCGCGGCGGCCGAGTACCCGCGGGCACGGAGCTTCTCGGCGAGCTCTTCGGTGACGCTCTTCGTGCGCACGAAGACGATCATGCCCTCGAAGTTCTCGACCTCGAGGATGCGGGTGAGGGCGTCGACCTTCTGCTGGTACGACACGATGAGGTAGCGCTGGCTGATGTTCGCCGACGTCTGCGTCTTCGTCTTGACGGTGATCTCTTGGGGATCGTTCAGGTACTGCTTCGACATGCGACGGATCGCGGCGGGCATGGTCGCGGAGAACAGCGCGACCTGCTTGGTGTCGGGGGTGTCGGCGAGGATCGTCTCGACATCTTCGGCGAAGCCCATCTTCAGCATCTCGTCGGCCTCGTCGAGCACGAGGTAGGTGAGTTCCGAGAGGTCGAGGGTGCCCTTGTCGAGGTGGTCCATGATGCGGCCCGGGGTGCCGACGACGATGTGCACTCCGCGGCGCAGCGCCGAGAGCTGCACCCCGTAGCCCTGACCGCCGTAGACGGGCAGGATGTGCACGCCCTTGAGGTGCGCGGCGTACTTCTCGAACGCCTCGCAGACCTGGAGTGCGAGCTCGCGCGTGGGGGCCAGCACGAGGGCCTGCGGCGTCTTCTGGGAGAGGTCGAGGCGCGCCAGGATGGGCAGCGCG encodes:
- a CDS encoding DUF2809 domain-containing protein — encoded protein: MSAQQAPASIGAACLRVRALVAAVACLAIGAGLQFVPRTVVVDLLGSVLYVGLIAFLLRAVWPRLGDATSAAAAFAVAATIELLQLTGLPQRLVEVFPPARLVFGSSFDPIDLLAYAVGALLAFAAQRLLFRRRSDS
- a CDS encoding DEAD/DEAH box helicase; this translates as MTSEDLSAPAVAPEEPAATTFSDLGLDGAVLKALADVGYETPSAIQAATIPTLLEGRDVVGLAQTGTGKTAAFALPILARLDLSQKTPQALVLAPTRELALQVCEAFEKYAAHLKGVHILPVYGGQGYGVQLSALRRGVHIVVGTPGRIMDHLDKGTLDLSELTYLVLDEADEMLKMGFAEDVETILADTPDTKQVALFSATMPAAIRRMSKQYLNDPQEITVKTKTQTSANISQRYLIVSYQQKVDALTRILEVENFEGMIVFVRTKSVTEELAEKLRARGYSAAAINGDIAQVQRERTVNQLKSGKLDILVATDVAARGLDVERISHVVNFDIPPDSEPYVHRIGRTGRAGRTGDAISFVTPRERGLLARIEKATRQPIVQMQLPSVDDVNVTRLARFDDRITAALDQNERINGFRDIIAHYVRNHDVPEADVAAALAVVAQGESPLLLEPEPERPKRAEREWTERPPRGDRPDRFDRGDRFDRGSRPERRQRPSSGPMATYRIAVGKRHKVEPRQIVGALANEGGLSREDFGAIQIRPEFSLVELPADLPRETLERLDATRISGRLIELRPDRGGPARRSNDRDRGGDRHGDGGKPFRKPRHKG